From Equus przewalskii isolate Varuska chromosome 28, EquPr2, whole genome shotgun sequence, a single genomic window includes:
- the PPP1R3B gene encoding protein phosphatase 1 regulatory subunit 3B isoform X1 gives MLPRAWRLCTSGLMSCTRVLAYSSNPMMAVDIECRYSCMAPSLRRERCAFQISPKPSKPLRPCIQLSSKNEASGMVAPAVQEKKVKKRVSFADTQGLALTMVKVFSEFDDPLDIPFNITELLDNIVNLTTAESESFVLDFSQPSADYLDFRNRLQTDHVCLENCVLKDRAIAGTVKVQNLAFEKTVKIRMTFDTWKSFTDFPCQYVKDTYAGSDRDTFSFDISLPEKIQSYERMEFAVCYECSGQTYWDSNKGKNYRIIRAELKSTQGTAELPNGPDFGISFDQFGSPRCSYGLFPEWPSYLGYEKLGPYY, from the exons ATGCTGCCGCGGGCTTGGCGCCTCTGCACCTCGGGGCTTATGAGTTGTACCAG ggTCCTAGCCTATTCATCTAACCCAATGATGGCCGTGGACATCGAGTGCAGATACAGCTGCATGGCCCCTTCCTTGCGCAGAGAGAGGTGCGCCTTCCagatctccccaaagcccagcaaACCTCTGAGGCCTTGTATTCAGCTGAGCAGCAAGAATGAAGCCAGTGGAATGGTGGCCCCCGCCGTCCAGGAGAAAAAGGTGAAGAAGCGAGTATCCTTCGCAGAcacccagggcctggccctgacAATGGTCAAAGTGTTCTCAGAATTCGATGACCCGTTAGATATTCCGTTTAACATCACTGAACTCCTAGACAACATCGTGAATTTGACGACAGCAGAGAGCGAGAgctttgttctggatttttcaCAGCCCTCGGCCGATTACTTAGACTTTAGAAATCGGCTTCAGACCGACCACGTGTGCCTTGAAAACTGCGTCCTGAAGGACAGGGCCATCGCAGGCACTGTGAAGGTGCAGAACCTCGCCTTTGAGAAGACGGTGAAAATCAGGATGACATTTGACACTTGGAAGAGCTTCACAGACTTTCCCTGCCAGTATGTGAAGGACACTTATGCCGGTTCAGACAGGGACACGTTCTCCTTTGACATTAGCTTACCCGAGAAAATCCAGTCCTATGAAAGAATGGAGTTCGCCGTGTGCTATGAGTGCAGTGGACAGACATACTGGGacagcaacaaaggcaaaaactaTCGGATCATCCGGGCTGAACTGAAATCCACTCAGGGAACAGCTGAGCTACCGAATGGTCCAGATTTTGGAATATCCTTTGACCAGTTCGGAAGCCCTCGGTGTTCCTATGGTCTGTTTCCAGAGTGGCCTAGTTATTTAGGATACGAAAAGCTAGGGCCCTACTATTAG
- the PPP1R3B gene encoding protein phosphatase 1 regulatory subunit 3B isoform X2, protein MMAVDIECRYSCMAPSLRRERCAFQISPKPSKPLRPCIQLSSKNEASGMVAPAVQEKKVKKRVSFADTQGLALTMVKVFSEFDDPLDIPFNITELLDNIVNLTTAESESFVLDFSQPSADYLDFRNRLQTDHVCLENCVLKDRAIAGTVKVQNLAFEKTVKIRMTFDTWKSFTDFPCQYVKDTYAGSDRDTFSFDISLPEKIQSYERMEFAVCYECSGQTYWDSNKGKNYRIIRAELKSTQGTAELPNGPDFGISFDQFGSPRCSYGLFPEWPSYLGYEKLGPYY, encoded by the coding sequence ATGATGGCCGTGGACATCGAGTGCAGATACAGCTGCATGGCCCCTTCCTTGCGCAGAGAGAGGTGCGCCTTCCagatctccccaaagcccagcaaACCTCTGAGGCCTTGTATTCAGCTGAGCAGCAAGAATGAAGCCAGTGGAATGGTGGCCCCCGCCGTCCAGGAGAAAAAGGTGAAGAAGCGAGTATCCTTCGCAGAcacccagggcctggccctgacAATGGTCAAAGTGTTCTCAGAATTCGATGACCCGTTAGATATTCCGTTTAACATCACTGAACTCCTAGACAACATCGTGAATTTGACGACAGCAGAGAGCGAGAgctttgttctggatttttcaCAGCCCTCGGCCGATTACTTAGACTTTAGAAATCGGCTTCAGACCGACCACGTGTGCCTTGAAAACTGCGTCCTGAAGGACAGGGCCATCGCAGGCACTGTGAAGGTGCAGAACCTCGCCTTTGAGAAGACGGTGAAAATCAGGATGACATTTGACACTTGGAAGAGCTTCACAGACTTTCCCTGCCAGTATGTGAAGGACACTTATGCCGGTTCAGACAGGGACACGTTCTCCTTTGACATTAGCTTACCCGAGAAAATCCAGTCCTATGAAAGAATGGAGTTCGCCGTGTGCTATGAGTGCAGTGGACAGACATACTGGGacagcaacaaaggcaaaaactaTCGGATCATCCGGGCTGAACTGAAATCCACTCAGGGAACAGCTGAGCTACCGAATGGTCCAGATTTTGGAATATCCTTTGACCAGTTCGGAAGCCCTCGGTGTTCCTATGGTCTGTTTCCAGAGTGGCCTAGTTATTTAGGATACGAAAAGCTAGGGCCCTACTATTAG